In a genomic window of Drosophila takahashii strain IR98-3 E-12201 chromosome 3L, DtakHiC1v2, whole genome shotgun sequence:
- the LOC108054665 gene encoding alpha-tocopherol transfer protein gives MSGSSNPIRPLPAALQKVAIEELNEVPSRVESDIATLKEWLQKQPHICACLEDQFLLSFLRGSKFSLEKAKQKIDRFYSLQAVIPEVFNEHRLADDPQVLEIIQMGVILRIPLDKEDTGPAVTIIRAGSYDINKFKFQDIIRVGSMFGEIMMLEDDNASVSGYLEIMDMTGVTGANLFALQPQLLSKFSAYADEAMPTRQKGIHFINVPKSFETGFKALLGWFPGKIKERVSVSSDPEAIFDRIPKHYLPIEYGGTKGTMKDITTEMEAKLLKYRSYFQDCQHFGTNDKLREEPSNLKPEESHFGLDGSFRQLVID, from the exons ATGAGTGGAAGTTCTAATCCCATAAGACCTTTACCGGCGGCTCTGCAAAAGGTGGCCATCGAGGAGCTAAACGAGGTTCCAAGTCGAGTGGAATCGGATATAGCCACCCTGAAGGAATGGCTGCAGAAGCAACCGCATATCTGTGCCTGTCTGGAGGATCAGTTTCTGCTCAGTTTTCTAAGGGGATCGAAATTTAGCTTGGAGAAGGCCAAGCAAAAGATCGATCGATTCTACAGTTTGCAAGCGGTTATTCCAGAGGTTTTCAACGAACATCGTTTGGCTGATGATCCTCAGGTGCTGGAGATTATTCAAATGGG AGTTATATTGCGCATTCCTCTCGATAAGGAGGATACTGGACCAGCTGTGACTATCATAAGAGCGGGTTCCTATGACATCAACAAGTTCAAGTTCCAGGATATCATACGAGTGGGTTCCATGTTCGGCGAGATCATGATGCTGGAGGATGATAATGCCTCGGTTAGTGGTTACCTGGAGATCATGGATATGACTGGAGTGACGGGTGCGAATCTGTTTGCCCTTCAACCTCAACTTTTAAGCAAATTTTCCGCCTATGCGGATGAGGCGATGCCAACGCGTCAAAAGGGAATCCATTTCATCAATGTGCCCAAGTCATTTGAGACGGGCTTTAAAGCCTTGCTTGGATGGTTTCCGGGAAAAATCAAAGAGAGG GTTTCAGTTAGTTCCGATCCCGAGGCCATTTTCGATAGAATCCCCAAGCACTATCTTCCTATAGAATATGGAGGTACTAAAGGAACCATGAAGGATATTACAACCGAGATGGAAGCTAAACTCCTTAAATACCGCAGCTACTTTCAAGACTGTCAGCATTTTGGAACCAATGACAAGTTGCGCGAGGAACCCTCAAATTTAAAACCCGAAGAAAGTCACTTTGGTCTGGATGGCTCTTTTCGCCAGTTGGTCATCGACTGA
- the LOC108054666 gene encoding alpha-tocopherol transfer protein: MPTIRPLSPELQKTAIDKLNEVPKKLDDDIAALRDWIKQQPHLKARTDDQFLVNFLRGCKFSLERTKAKIDRFYTLRTKYPEFYLGHNVDVEKLLDIFKLGTIVILPRPLNDNGPRLAMIRMASYDPSKYTFQEVNRAGGLMQQIMLDEDDVAIVNGLISILDLSNVTTGHFLQMTPSFAKKMTVFQEEALPLRPQGIHFINTPNGFETIFNMIKPMMSKKQQGRLYVHGSKWEALYNEIPKKYLPVEYGGENGSIPELIKEWEQRVLAYRNYWEEEKQYGTDESLRVGQPVDFESLFGLQGSFRQLNVD; the protein is encoded by the exons ATGCCGACCATCCGTCCACTGAGCCCCGAGCTCCAGAAAACTGCCATCGATAAGCTGAATGAGGTTCCCAAAAAGTTGGATGATGATATAGCCGCTCTGAGGGATTGGATTAAGCAGCAACCTCATCTGAAGGCCCGCACAGATGATCAGTTTTTGGTGAACTTTTTAAGAGGCTGCAAATTCAGTTTGGAGAGGACCAAGGCCAAGATCGATAGATTCTACACTTTGAGAACCAAATACCCCGAGTTTTATCTGGGTCATAATGTGGATGTGGAGAAGCTGTtggatatttttaaactagG AACTATAGTTATTCTGCCACGTCCTCTTAACGACAATGGCCCTCGTTTGGCCATGATTCGCATGGCATCTTATGATCCGAGTAAATACACCTTTCAGGAGGTTAATAGAGCTGGTGGTCTTATGCAGCAGATTATGCTGGATGAAGATGATGTGGCTATTGTGAATGGTCTGATATCCATTTTGGATCTTTCCAATGTCACCACTGGTCACTTCCTCCAGATGACTCCCTCTTTTGCCAAGAAGATGACTGTTTTTCAGGAAGAAGCTCTACCACTTCGTCCTCAGGGTATTCATTTTATTAACACACCCAATGGATTTGAGACCATCTTTAATATGATCAAGCCCATGATGTCTAAGAAGCAGCAGGGAAGG CTCTACGTCCATGGAAGCAAATGGGAGGCTCTCTACAACGAAATCCCCAAAAAGTATTTGCCTGTGGAGTATGGCGGTGAGAACGGTTCCATTCCGGAGCTCATCAAGGAGTGGGAACAGCGTGTTCTGGCCTACAGAAACTACTGGGAGGAGGAGAAGCAATACGGCACCGATGAGAGCCTCCGAGTGGGTCAACCCGTCGATTTCGAGAGTCTCTTTGGTCTGCAGGGCTCCTTCCGGCAACTGAATGTTGATTAA